In Phorcysia thermohydrogeniphila, the DNA window AAGTTTAAAAAGCTTTGAGTTCTTTCAGAATCTCAAACTGCCTCCTCATTATGTACTCGGAGATAGCTTCCTCTTCTTTGGGCTTAAGGTGGAACTGAATTCCCATCCTGTAGAGCTTGTCCTGCTCAGTAATGTACCTAACCTCACCATCTACTATCATTCTCTTTCCATCAAGCGGAAAGGATACTTTTACTTTGTTGCCCGGAAGGAGTTCAGGATTTACGTGGAAAAGAACGCCTATCCCGCCGATGGATATATCTGCGACAATTCCGGTAAGTTTTCCTCTTTCGCTTTCAACGACAACGCTGAAGCTCTCCTCGGGCTCAACCCTTACGTACTTTCTCTTCTCCTGAGGTATCTCCTCAAAGGAGAGGTTTGATATTTTTATCTGTTTCCTCTCAGGGTGGAACTCTATGACTTCGGCCTTTACAGGCTTTGGAGCGTTGGATATTTTGAGGTACGTAATCTTAGACTCGTAGAAGGCTTTAAGGTAAGAGCAGTTCTCCAAGGATAGCGTTATACCTGACTCCTCTGTCTGGACGACCGTGGCGTTACAGGCTACGGGAACCTGTTTAAAGAACGTTATTGCCTTTACTGGGATTTGTTTTTCCTTTATGAGGGAGAATACATTCATGAACGTCTTCTTGACCGCCTTTTCGCCGGCCTTCTCAGATTCTTTCCTCAGGGCTTCTATGTATTCTCTTTGAACTCTTGTAGCTTCAACTAAGTAGCTTTCTACATGTTCAATGAGCCTTTTGAGCTCATCTATGGAAGGAGATATTGTGATTAGGTGGTCTACGTAGTCCTTTATCAGTATCATCATTGATTTTGTGAGGCACTCTGAGAAGTCAACGTTGCTTTCAAGGGCTTTTTTTAGGAGCTTGTGAAACTTCTCCTTAGAGTTCAGTATAAAGATGGTGTCGTATATGTTAATAGCTAATGTCCTGACTGCGTTTTCTGAGAGGATGCATCTTGAGAGCTTCTTGCTCTGTTCTACGAATGTTTCAGTGAACTTTTCCTTGTATTCTGAGATAAATTTTTCGGATAAAATCTTTCCCATCTGTGAGACTCCTGAAAAGGTGATGGTTCAAATTCTACCAGATTGGAAGGGACATGAAGTTCAAGAGACCTAAGTGCCTCGTAGCAGAGAGACTGAAGGAGGAGGGTCTTAAAAGGCCAAAGCTCCTGTTTTACCCCGGCAGAGGAGATGTCTTTAACAGGATTGCCTATAAGCTCGTGAAGGGTGAGCTGGGAATTCTGAAAGAAGAGGAGTTCGGAGAGAGCATTCTGCCGGGGAAGGTCGTGGGCGAGTGCGACGGAGTGGAGCTCCTTGCTCTACGAGGAGATGTAAAGCCGGACTCTGCAGTTGTCAAGGCGAGAGGAAGCGTTGACTTTAGCGGTATAAGCTTTAATTACCCTACCTTTGCCGTTGATATGTCTCTTTTTGATAAGCTCCTTCCTTCAGAGAGAAAGAGCCTTATGGTTCAGCTTGAGATAGCCTACGGAGTTATTAAGGATTATTTGACCCCCGAGAATTTCATCGTCACCTCTGCAGGTGACGAAGCTATCAAGATACTGGAGGAATTTTTCTATCCATCTGTTCCGTTTCAGCTTTACAGCTCCCTGCCGAAAGTAGAAAACGTCATAGTCCTTGACCCCTTCGGAGATGAGGAGTTTACACACGAGGAGGTGACGCCGGATACCCTCATAGTAGTTGGTGGTATCGTTGACAGTAGCGAGAGGATGAAGGGAGCAACCTTGCAGATACTCCCCAACGTAAAGCACAGGCGTATAACCTATAAGGGAAGCCGGGAGATTGTTCCGGACAGGATAAACGAAATCGTTAAGATTGTCTGCCAGTACCTAACGGAAGATATAACCTTAGAGGAGGCGGTAAGGAGAAATATAACAAGGGATGCAAGGCTTCGCTTTGTAAGGAAGGAGCTCCAAAAGAACTTGGTTCGCTTCCTTGTTAACGGAGAGCTCTTAAGGGGCATTCCTGAGGAGCTCTATTTAAAGTGGAAGGAGGAGTTTGAACTTTCCGATTTCTTCTTCAGGAAAGGGGCAAAGCACGTTGGAGGTTTTATAGTCTTTAGGCCTTCGGTTTTTGATAGAGTTATAGGTGAGACGAAGAGGAGGAAGAAGAGAGTTTTTGTTTTGGGGGAATTAAAGGATGAAGACATTGTTGCGGTCTATCCTTGAAGAGGTAGGGAATACGCCCCTTTTAAGGGTAGAGATTGAAGGCGTTGAGCTTTTCTTGAAGCTGGAGATGTTTAACCCCGGAGGTTCTATAAAGGACAGGGTTGCCCTTGCAATTATTGAGGATGCAGAAAGAAGAGGACTTTTAACGCCTGACAAAATTGTCATAGAGGCTACGAGCGGTAACACCGGCATAGGCCTTGCACTGGTGTGTGCAGCGAAGGGTTACCGGTGTGCAATCGTTATGCCGGAGAACATGAGTGAGGAGAGGAAAAAAATCCTGAAAGCCTACGGGGCAGAGCTAATCCTGACACCGGCAGAGGAAGGAATTCCGGGAGCTGTAAAGAAAGCAAGGGAACTCGTTGAGAATAACCCGGAGCTCTACTTCCCTGCCAAGCAGTTTGAGAATCCTGTGAATCCAGAAGTTCACTACAGGACTACCGCCAAGGAGATACTTGAACAGATGGGAGTTGTTCCGGACGTTTTTGTTGCCGGTATCGGAACGGGCGGGACGTTTACGGGTGTTTCAAGGCGCTTTAAGGAGGTAAATCCAGACTGCCTCTGCGTTGCCGTTGAACCTGATACGTCTGCCGTTATCTCTGGAAAACCGGCAGGTCCTCATAAAATTCAAGGAATAGGTGCAGGGTTTATTCCGGCCGTTTTAGATACCTCACTGATTGACAGGGTAGAGACAGTTTCTTACGAAGAGGCTAAACGGTATGCAAAGCTCTTAGCGTCAGAATTTGGGATTCTCTCAGGAATTTCTTCTGGGGCTAACGTTGCCGTTTCTGTAAAGGTTGCTAAGGAGACGGGGAGAGTCAAAAGGGTTGTTACGGTACTTCCCGACACTGGAGAGAGGTACCTCTCTACCGACCTTTTTGATTAACTGAATGAAGGGGATGGAGCTTGGAGATAAGGCGGATAGAGGGGATTGTCCCCCTTGAGGGAATTTCAAGGAACCTTCCTCAAAAGTTGGAGAACTTTTCCTACCACGATATGAAAAAGCTCCTCTCAACGATTTCTTCGGGAGCGCAGAAAAAAGGTGTAGAGGAGGAGCTGAGCTCTCTCCTTATAAAGGCGACGTTTGAGGGTTTTACCCCAGAAGGTAAGGCAAAGCTTCGCTCAGGACACTTAATCCTGATTGCAGACGTTGAGGTTAACAGGGAGTTTAAAATTGGAGAGGAGCTCCTTTTTCGCTTAAAGTCCCTCCACCCTCGGATAGAGCTCTCTCTGGTAAAGGAAGAAGAGCTTTTAGAGACTGTCCTTGGGAAGTTAAGGTTACTTTTACCAAAGTTTTCTGCCGATAGAGTCCTCCTCACCTTAGAGGTTCTAAAAAACCCAAAAGTTCTTAGCTTCCTTGCTAACTACGTATCACTCCACTACCCTGAGCTTAAAGAAGAATTCGGAAAGTTCTTAAAGGGTATCTCCAATTCGCTCAGCAAAACCTTTTTTTCTCCCTTTTCTCTTTTTTCCCTGTTACTTCTTTTAGAGGATGACGTCTTTGAGAGCGTTAAGGAAGAGCTCCCAGAAAAACTTACGAAGGGCTCAATCAAGGAGCTGGTTACTTCCTTCCTATCCCTTCAGTCTGTTTTTGTTGTTAGCGGTATTGTGGTTTTTCCCTTTATCTTTGATGAGGAGTTTAAGGGGGACGTTTACTTTGCGCCTAAGGAAGATGACATTCAGAAGGTTTACGTTGAGGTGGAAACCCGCTTTGGAAGGTTGGGAATTTTTATTCAGCTTCTTAATGAAAGCCTTTCGGTTGAGGCTGTAACGGAGAGTGAAGAGCTCAGGGGAATTTTAAGGAAGAGTGAGGAGTCCTTCAGGAGAGAGCTTGAAGAAGAGGGATTTAAACTTGTCCTCTTTCGGGTTTCTGATGACCTAAGCTACGGTGATGAGAAGAAGAGGGAAATCTTTAAAGGGGAAAGGGGTGTTACTGTTGACTTTTCGGCTTAGGTAGAAAGTCTGGCAGGAACTTTGAAATTTCCTTTGTAAACCTTAGTTCAGGTTTTTCTGCTAAGAGTTCTATCATTGTCCTGAGGTTTAAAGAGACTATGAAACCATCCTCAGTTTCCGTTATCTTTAGGAATGGTTTATCAATCATTATCCTGAATAGCTCCTCTTTAAACGAGTCATCCACTTTAAAGGTCATAACGCCGTGCTCAACGACGGATAGGTGCCCCATTCCCACTACTTTCTTTATTAAACGCCTGTCTTCCTCTTCAGAGTAGCGGGAAAGGAGCTGTTCAAGCGGCAGCCCGGAGTAGCAGACCCGGGCTGCAGTAGCGATAACTTTCAGCATATCGTCGGTTTGGGATAGGAGGGTAATACCCATTTTAGTACTTGCCCTCGTACTTGGCCATAAACTTCTCTACCCTACCCCTCATAACCTTCTGCTTCTGGGTTCCCGTGAAGAAGGGATGGCACTGGTTGCACACTTCAACCCTGATTTCTGGGAACTTGGTGGACCTCGTTACCCACGTGTTGCCGCACGCACAGATAACTCTCGTTTCCCTGTATTCGGGGTGGATGCCCTTTTTCATTTAATGAACCTCCTGATATAATTCGGCTCTGCTGTGCTTGTGAAGTTTAGTTAAGAAGGCTAAGGGTGTCAAGTGGAGCTTGGGAGCCTTGTTGAAGTTTCAACCCAGTTCATAAAGAGCCATCCGGAGCTTGCCTGCTTTTTCCTCTTTTTGTGGGCTTTCCTTGAGACGGGACTTCTGCTTGGTCTCCTCCTTCCGGCTGAAAAGATACTGATTGTCGGTAGCGTTCTCGCCTCAAAGGGCGTTATCCCTCCATCCTCTTTCCTAATCTGTGCAAGTTTTGGGACAGTTCTTGGTTATACGGTTTCCTACCTTGCAGGGTACTTTCTGGGTGAGGAGCCCCTAAAAAAGTACCTATCCTTCTTAAAAGTTTCCCGTGAGGACTTTGAGAGGGTAGGAAAGCTTATAAGGAGGAGAGGAGAGCTTACCGTTGTCTTTGGACGTTTTATACCGGTTGTGAGAGCTGTTCTTCCCGTAGTCATTGGAGCTTTCAGGCCGCCTTTCTGGAAGTTTACCCTCTACAACGTTATAGGAGCTCTTCTTTGGGTTTTATCTTACCTTGTAGTTGGCAACTTGATAGGTGAGTTCTTTTCATTTATCATTAAGCATAAGCTTATCGGCGTTACTGTTCTATCTGCTGCTCTTCTACTCTACTTTTTCTGGAGAAGGTATGGAAAGAATAAGAAACTGCTTTGAATCCCTTGAAGCTAAAGGCGAAAAGCCGTTAATAGTTTACGCAACGGCCTGTGATCCGGACTGTTCTAAGTCGGTAGAGATCTTTAGGTTGCTCTTAGAGTATGCCGACATGTTAGAAGTGGGAATGCCCTTTTCTGACCCTCTTGCCGACGGTCCCACGATTCAGAAGGCCCACGAGAGGGCCCTTTCTTCAGGGGCAAACACGAAGAGAGTTTTTGAGCTCGTTGAGAAATTACGGGAGTTTGAGAGGGAAAAGCCTATACTCCTCATGGGTTACTACAACCCAATTTTCGTTTACGGAGAGGAAAAGTTCATAAGGGACGCAAAGGCTGTTGGCGTTGACGGCTTCATCGTGCCAGACCTTCCTCCAGAAGAGGGGGAGGATTTTGCAAGGAAGGTGAAGTCACTAAAGCTTTCCCCCGTTTTCCTTGCAGCTCCAACCAGCACTGACGAAAGGGTTAGAAAGATTGGAGAGGTTACCGGAGAGTTCATCTACTACGTTTCCGTTACTGGCATAACGGGGGAAAGGGAGAGGCTTGCCTATGAGGAGATAGAGAGAGACATCCGTAGGATAAAGGAAATTACCGGTAAGAGGACTGTTGTAGGTTTTGGCATATCGCGGGGAGAGCACATAAGGGAGATGTATAATACTCCTGATGGCTTCGTTGTCGGTAGCGCCGTAGTTAGGCGGATAGAAAAGGGCGATATGGACGGGCTTAGAGCTCTCCTCAAAGAGCTAAAAGAAGCTACGAAATCATCTATTTAGCGGAGGAAATATGTTTGGTCTTGGAACTCAGGAACTTTTGCTTATTTTTGCGATTGCACTGCTAATCTTTGGGCCTAAGAAACTCCCTGAGCTTGCACGCTCTACTGGAAAGGCCATAAGGGAGTTCAGGAGGGCTTCCTCTGGAATACTTGACGAGGAAGAGGAAAAGAAGTCTGCTGAGAAAAAAGAAAAAGAAACAGTAGCCGAGGCTGAAAAGGTAGAAAAAATAAAGGTCAAGGAACAGTAGCGAGGACATGTCAACAAAGAGAACCGTTGATCCCCACGAAGAACTGCCGGTTACAGAGCATATAGAGGAGCTTAGGCAGAGAATTTTCCGCTCTGTAATAGCTATCGTAGTTGGCTTTCTGGTTGCGTGGCCTTTTAAAAAGGATATACTCCTATTCTTAGAAAGGCCACTACCGGAAAACCTTCAGGGGAAATTAATATTCCTCTCACCTCCAGAGGCCTTCTTCACGGCACTAAAGGTCACGTTTTTTGCGGGTATTCTAATTGCTTTTCCGTACGTCCTCTATCAGGTCTGGAAGTTTATAGAACCCGGCCTTTACGAGCACGAGAAGAAGTTCGCTCTACCCTTTATGTTCTTTTCCATTTTCTTCTTCTTCTTGGGAGCTCTTTTTGCCTACTTCGTTATTCTTCCTTTTGGCCTTAGGTTCCTTTTAGGATTTATGGGAGACCTGTTAACTCCTCAAATCACGGTAGGGAGCTATATATCCTTCGTCATTCAGATGATACTTGCTTTTGGTTTTGTCTTCCTGCTTCCGGTTGTTGTGTGGTTGCTTTCAAAGCTGGAAGTAATAAATTACGTGATGTTAGAGAAGAACAGAAAATTTGCTATCCTTGTAATATTCATAGTAGCTGCAGTACTAACGCCTCCTGATGCTTTCTCTCAAGTGATGATGGCTTTGCCTCTTCTTGGACTTTATGAGCTGAGTATATGGATTGCCAAACTATCTGGAAGGAAGAGAGAGGGAGAAGAGGAATCTTACTAAACAGCTTCACTAAAAATCCCAAACCCTGTTTGGAGGAACGTCTTTATGGCGGAAAATGCTACCCAAGGATTTACTATTGACCAGCTCCAGAAAATGAGCATTTTTGACCTCAGGAAGATAGCCAAATCCCTCGGTATAGACGTTAAGCTCGTCAAGAAGCAGGAGCTTATAAGGAAGATACTTGAGAAGGATGCAGAGAGAAGGGGTGCCATTTTTAGAGTGGGAGTTCTTGAAGTTCTGCCTGATGGTTTTGGTTTCCTGCGCTCTCCAGAAAATAACTACCTGCCAAGCTCAAGTGACATCTACGTTTCTCCTTCCCAGATAAGAAAGTTTGGTTTAAGGACCGGCGACACGATTGCGGGAGAGGTAAGACCTCCAAAGGAAGGTGAGAAGTACTACGCTCTCCTAAAGGTTGACGCGATAAACTGGGAGCCTCCAGAAGTTGCAAAGACAAGACCCCAGTTTTACCAGCTGACACCTCTTCACCCCACCGAGCGCTTCAGGCTGGAGAACGACCCTGCGGAGCTCTCAACAAGGGTTGTTGACCTTATCACTCCTGTTGGTAAGGGACAGAGGGGACTTATAGTTGCTCCTCCAAGGGCAGGTAAAACTGTCCTCCTCCAAAAGATGGCCAACGCTATAAAGACAAACTACCCGGAGACCTACCTCATTATCCTTCTGATAGACGAGCGTCCGGAAGAAGTTACCGATATGAAGAGAAATACCCTTGCAGACGAGGTTATCAGCTCAACCTTTGACGAACCTCCCGAAAGGCACGCTCAGGTTGCAGAGATAGTTATAGAGAAGGCAAAGAGGCTTGTTGAGCATAAAAAGGACGTTGTCATTCTCCTTGACTCTCTCACAAGGCTTGCAAGGGCTTACAATACCCTTACTCCTCCCAGTGGAAAGATACTCTCTGGTGGTATTGACGCCCACGCCTTCCACAAGCCAAAGAGGTTCTTTGGTGCTGCGAGGAACATAGAGGAGGGCGGTAGTCTCACAATAATAGCTACGGCCTTAGTAGAGACAGGTAGTAGGATGGATGATGTTATCTTTGAGGAGTTTAAAGGAACTGGTAACATGGAGATAGTCCTTGACAGGCAGCTTGTTGAAAGGCGTATCTTCCCTGCAATAAACATTCAGAAGTCGGGAACGCGTAAAGAAGAGCTCCTTTTACCTGAGTGGGAGCTCAACCGCGTTTGGATTTTAAGGAGACTCCTTACTTCCATGTCTCCAGTTGAGGCGATGGAGTTCCTCCTTGAAAAGTTGAAGAAATATAAGACCAACGAAGACTTCCTGAAGGCAATGAACGCATGAAGGAGCTTATATACTATTCCTTTGTAGAGAGCGCTGACCTAAAGAGAGCCTTTGTTGAGGAGAACCGGGAAAAGATATACACGGTTTTCCTTGAGATTGCCAAGAGGGTAAAGGAGGGGAGGAAAATACTTCTCTGCGGTAACGGCGGTTCTGCCGCTGACTGTCAGCACATAGCGGCGGAGCTTGTTGGCAGGTTCGGGATGGAGAGAAGGCCGCTGCCGGCAGTAGCTCTCACGACGGATACTTCGATCTTAACTGCCGTTGGGAACGATTACTCGTTTGATAGAATATTTGAAAGACAGGTGGGAGCTCTGGGCGAGGAAGGGGACGTGCTTATAGCAATAAGCACAAGCGGTAATTCTAAGAACGTCATAAATGCTGTCCTGAAAGCTAAGGAGAAAAAGCTTCTTACAGTTGGATTTTCCGGCAGGGACGGTGGCGAGCTTGCAAAAGTAGCCGACCACTGCTTTGTTGTTAAGAGCTTTTCCACTCCCAGAATACAGGAAGTTCACATAACCCTTGGGCACGTCCTATGCGACTTCATTGAGAAATACCTTTTCTCCTATGACAGCTATTTCCCTCCCTTCGGGGAGGGAAGCCAGCAGTAGTTCTCTTTTAGGTCCTGAATAACCTGATAAAATTCCCTAACCTTGAAAATTCCTGAAAATTCCATTTGGAGGTTTCCATAATGAAAATCGGAAAAGAGATAAGAATGGAAAGAATTATTAACAGGGAAACGGGGAACACTGTTATTATCCCGATGGATCACGGTGTTTCAATGGGGCCGATTCCGGGCATTATAGACATCAGGGAGTCAATAGATAAAGTTGCCAATGGTGGCGCTAATGCCGTAATCATCCACAAGGGACTTGTGAGGCACGGTCACAGAAGACGCGGTAAAGACGTTGGACTTATCGTTCACCTTTCAGCAAGTACTGCTCTTTCTCCGAAACCAAACTCAAAAGTCCTTGTTTGTTCTGTTGAAGAAGCTATAAAGCTTGGAGCAGATGGTGTTTCTATCCACGTAAACTTGGGGGATGTGAACGAAGATAAGATGCTTGAGGACTTTGGCAGGATCTCTGAAAAGTGTCTTGAGTGGGGAATGCCCCTTATTGCTATGATGTATGCCCGCGGTGAGCATATCAAGGATCAGTTTGACCCTGACGTTGTTGCCCACTGTGCAAGGGTTGCTGCGGAGCTGGGAGCTGACATCGTTAAAGTTCCGTACACCGGAGATCCAGAGTCTTTCAGGAAGGTAACTGAGGGCTGTCCTATTCCTGTTGTTATTGCTGGTGGTCCAAAGATGGACAGTGACATGGCGATCCTTGAAATGGTTGAAGGAGCAATGAAGGCTGGTGGTAAGGGCGTTTCAATCGGAAGGAATGCCTTCCAACACGAAAATCCGGAGAAAATCGTTAGAGCTATCGCTGCAATAGTCCACGAGGGTAAAACGGCAAAAGAGGCCGCAGAGCTCTTAAAGTAAGGGGGCTTTATCCCCCTTTTTACTTTTTATGTATAGAAGGGCAGGAAAACCTGCCCTAATTAATTTAGATCAAAGCATATAGTCTTAATTTCTGTCATTTCCTCAATGGCAAAGTGGGGGCCTTCCCTTCCTATGCCACTTTCCTTAACGCCGCCGTAGGGCATCTGGTCAACTCTGAAGGTTGGAATCTCGTTAACCATAATTCCGCCGCACTCAACTTCTTCTACGAACTTGAAGGCCGCTTTGATGTTATTCGTAAAGATTCCGGCCTGAAGTCCGTAAGGAGAGTTGTTGACCTGTTTAATTCCCTCTTCAAGTCCGGAGACCCTGTTTACGAGGATTACTGGGCCAAAGACCTCTTTTGAAAAGAGCTTGGCTTTTTCGGGAACGTTTGTAACGATTGTCGGCTCAATGAGGGTATCGCTTAACCTCCTGCCACCACATACAACTTGACCGCCAAGGGCGACCGCTTCCTCTATCCACTCCATAATCCTGTCAGCAGCGTTTTTGTCTATTACAGGTCCAACGTCTGTTTCCTCTTTTCTCGGGTCGCCTACTTTCAGGGTTTTCGTGAACTTTGTTATTTCCTCAACGAACTGCTCAAACAGCTTTTCGTGGACGAATACTCTCTGAACGGATATACAAACCTGTCCGGCAAGGGCAAATCCACCCCTTGCAACTTTTTCGGCAATTGCTGTGAGCTTCTCTTCCTGATCCTCGTCTATATAAACGCCCGCGTTTGAACCGAGCTCCATCGCATACTTTTTAAGCCCGCCACGGCTCATTATTATCTTTCCTGTCTCAACGCTTCCGGTGAAGGTAATCATCCTAACGTCGCTGTTCCTTACAAGGGCGTCGCCGGCCTCCTCCCCGTAACCTGTGACGACGTTTACCGCTTCTGGTGGGAATCCGGCCTCTATAAGGACTTCAGCCAGCTTTATGACCGTTAAAGAGGTGTTTTCAGATGGCTTTATTATCACGCTGTTTCCTGCTGCAAGGGCAGGAGCTACCTTGTGGCAGGTTAGG includes these proteins:
- a CDS encoding FAD-dependent thymidylate synthase, encoding MGITLLSQTDDMLKVIATAARVCYSGLPLEQLLSRYSEEEDRRLIKKVVGMGHLSVVEHGVMTFKVDDSFKEELFRIMIDKPFLKITETEDGFIVSLNLRTMIELLAEKPELRFTKEISKFLPDFLPKPKSQQ
- the tatA gene encoding twin-arginine translocase TatA/TatE family subunit, with product MFGLGTQELLLIFAIALLIFGPKKLPELARSTGKAIREFRRASSGILDEEEEKKSAEKKEKETVAEAEKVEKIKVKEQ
- the cysK gene encoding cysteine synthase A is translated as MKTLLRSILEEVGNTPLLRVEIEGVELFLKLEMFNPGGSIKDRVALAIIEDAERRGLLTPDKIVIEATSGNTGIGLALVCAAKGYRCAIVMPENMSEERKKILKAYGAELILTPAEEGIPGAVKKARELVENNPELYFPAKQFENPVNPEVHYRTTAKEILEQMGVVPDVFVAGIGTGGTFTGVSRRFKEVNPDCLCVAVEPDTSAVISGKPAGPHKIQGIGAGFIPAVLDTSLIDRVETVSYEEAKRYAKLLASEFGILSGISSGANVAVSVKVAKETGRVKRVVTVLPDTGERYLSTDLFD
- a CDS encoding aldehyde dehydrogenase family protein, with amino-acid sequence MKGYMLIGGKKVFKHEEIEIFFPYDGSLIGTIPRGKEEDVKLAVEAAKVGFEKMKKMTAYERYQCLQKAARILSSRAPEFAELLTLEVGKTIKESMGEVGRAVNTITLAAEEAKRVLGEEVPFDAAPGIKNKVGFYRRVPIGLIGCITPFNFPLNLTCHKVAPALAAGNSVIIKPSENTSLTVIKLAEVLIEAGFPPEAVNVVTGYGEEAGDALVRNSDVRMITFTGSVETGKIIMSRGGLKKYAMELGSNAGVYIDEDQEEKLTAIAEKVARGGFALAGQVCISVQRVFVHEKLFEQFVEEITKFTKTLKVGDPRKEETDVGPVIDKNAADRIMEWIEEAVALGGQVVCGGRRLSDTLIEPTIVTNVPEKAKLFSKEVFGPVILVNRVSGLEEGIKQVNNSPYGLQAGIFTNNIKAAFKFVEEVECGGIMVNEIPTFRVDQMPYGGVKESGIGREGPHFAIEEMTEIKTICFDLN
- the trpA gene encoding tryptophan synthase subunit alpha translates to MERIRNCFESLEAKGEKPLIVYATACDPDCSKSVEIFRLLLEYADMLEVGMPFSDPLADGPTIQKAHERALSSGANTKRVFELVEKLREFEREKPILLMGYYNPIFVYGEEKFIRDAKAVGVDGFIVPDLPPEEGEDFARKVKSLKLSPVFLAAPTSTDERVRKIGEVTGEFIYYVSVTGITGERERLAYEEIERDIRRIKEITGKRTVVGFGISRGEHIREMYNTPDGFVVGSAVVRRIEKGDMDGLRALLKELKEATKSSI
- the rpmE gene encoding 50S ribosomal protein L31, which translates into the protein MKKGIHPEYRETRVICACGNTWVTRSTKFPEIRVEVCNQCHPFFTGTQKQKVMRGRVEKFMAKYEGKY
- the rho gene encoding transcription termination factor Rho gives rise to the protein MAENATQGFTIDQLQKMSIFDLRKIAKSLGIDVKLVKKQELIRKILEKDAERRGAIFRVGVLEVLPDGFGFLRSPENNYLPSSSDIYVSPSQIRKFGLRTGDTIAGEVRPPKEGEKYYALLKVDAINWEPPEVAKTRPQFYQLTPLHPTERFRLENDPAELSTRVVDLITPVGKGQRGLIVAPPRAGKTVLLQKMANAIKTNYPETYLIILLIDERPEEVTDMKRNTLADEVISSTFDEPPERHAQVAEIVIEKAKRLVEHKKDVVILLDSLTRLARAYNTLTPPSGKILSGGIDAHAFHKPKRFFGAARNIEEGGSLTIIATALVETGSRMDDVIFEEFKGTGNMEIVLDRQLVERRIFPAINIQKSGTRKEELLLPEWELNRVWILRRLLTSMSPVEAMEFLLEKLKKYKTNEDFLKAMNA
- a CDS encoding DedA family protein: MELGSLVEVSTQFIKSHPELACFFLFLWAFLETGLLLGLLLPAEKILIVGSVLASKGVIPPSSFLICASFGTVLGYTVSYLAGYFLGEEPLKKYLSFLKVSREDFERVGKLIRRRGELTVVFGRFIPVVRAVLPVVIGAFRPPFWKFTLYNVIGALLWVLSYLVVGNLIGEFFSFIIKHKLIGVTVLSAALLLYFFWRRYGKNKKLL
- a CDS encoding PilZ domain-containing protein, with protein sequence MGKILSEKFISEYKEKFTETFVEQSKKLSRCILSENAVRTLAINIYDTIFILNSKEKFHKLLKKALESNVDFSECLTKSMMILIKDYVDHLITISPSIDELKRLIEHVESYLVEATRVQREYIEALRKESEKAGEKAVKKTFMNVFSLIKEKQIPVKAITFFKQVPVACNATVVQTEESGITLSLENCSYLKAFYESKITYLKISNAPKPVKAEVIEFHPERKQIKISNLSFEEIPQEKRKYVRVEPEESFSVVVESERGKLTGIVADISIGGIGVLFHVNPELLPGNKVKVSFPLDGKRMIVDGEVRYITEQDKLYRMGIQFHLKPKEEEAISEYIMRRQFEILKELKAF
- the tatC gene encoding twin-arginine translocase subunit TatC; the encoded protein is MSTKRTVDPHEELPVTEHIEELRQRIFRSVIAIVVGFLVAWPFKKDILLFLERPLPENLQGKLIFLSPPEAFFTALKVTFFAGILIAFPYVLYQVWKFIEPGLYEHEKKFALPFMFFSIFFFFLGALFAYFVILPFGLRFLLGFMGDLLTPQITVGSYISFVIQMILAFGFVFLLPVVVWLLSKLEVINYVMLEKNRKFAILVIFIVAAVLTPPDAFSQVMMALPLLGLYELSIWIAKLSGRKREGEEESY
- a CDS encoding 2-amino-3,7-dideoxy-D-threo-hept-6-ulosonate synthase; translation: MKIGKEIRMERIINRETGNTVIIPMDHGVSMGPIPGIIDIRESIDKVANGGANAVIIHKGLVRHGHRRRGKDVGLIVHLSASTALSPKPNSKVLVCSVEEAIKLGADGVSIHVNLGDVNEDKMLEDFGRISEKCLEWGMPLIAMMYARGEHIKDQFDPDVVAHCARVAAELGADIVKVPYTGDPESFRKVTEGCPIPVVIAGGPKMDSDMAILEMVEGAMKAGGKGVSIGRNAFQHENPEKIVRAIAAIVHEGKTAKEAAELLK
- a CDS encoding D-sedoheptulose 7-phosphate isomerase, with product MKELIYYSFVESADLKRAFVEENREKIYTVFLEIAKRVKEGRKILLCGNGGSAADCQHIAAELVGRFGMERRPLPAVALTTDTSILTAVGNDYSFDRIFERQVGALGEEGDVLIAISTSGNSKNVINAVLKAKEKKLLTVGFSGRDGGELAKVADHCFVVKSFSTPRIQEVHITLGHVLCDFIEKYLFSYDSYFPPFGEGSQQ
- a CDS encoding flagellar hook-length control protein FliK, which encodes MEIRRIEGIVPLEGISRNLPQKLENFSYHDMKKLLSTISSGAQKKGVEEELSSLLIKATFEGFTPEGKAKLRSGHLILIADVEVNREFKIGEELLFRLKSLHPRIELSLVKEEELLETVLGKLRLLLPKFSADRVLLTLEVLKNPKVLSFLANYVSLHYPELKEEFGKFLKGISNSLSKTFFSPFSLFSLLLLLEDDVFESVKEELPEKLTKGSIKELVTSFLSLQSVFVVSGIVVFPFIFDEEFKGDVYFAPKEDDIQKVYVEVETRFGRLGIFIQLLNESLSVEAVTESEELRGILRKSEESFRRELEEEGFKLVLFRVSDDLSYGDEKKREIFKGERGVTVDFSA
- a CDS encoding tRNA (guanine-N1)-methyltransferase; its protein translation is MKFKRPKCLVAERLKEEGLKRPKLLFYPGRGDVFNRIAYKLVKGELGILKEEEFGESILPGKVVGECDGVELLALRGDVKPDSAVVKARGSVDFSGISFNYPTFAVDMSLFDKLLPSERKSLMVQLEIAYGVIKDYLTPENFIVTSAGDEAIKILEEFFYPSVPFQLYSSLPKVENVIVLDPFGDEEFTHEEVTPDTLIVVGGIVDSSERMKGATLQILPNVKHRRITYKGSREIVPDRINEIVKIVCQYLTEDITLEEAVRRNITRDARLRFVRKELQKNLVRFLVNGELLRGIPEELYLKWKEEFELSDFFFRKGAKHVGGFIVFRPSVFDRVIGETKRRKKRVFVLGELKDEDIVAVYP